From a region of the Methanolinea sp. genome:
- a CDS encoding AMP-binding protein, with amino-acid sequence MEDYDETYRDFRIEVPEYYNFGFEVIDRHGLADRNRLAMIWVNQEGKEKTFTFRQMMNLSNSAANMLLKYGVKKGDRVIIMLPRVPEWWVFAIACIKLGAVFCPCPTMLTAKDLRYRINAAKIRMVVTDAENAPKLEEICCDCPTLAGRLVIDAHLPGWVSYIEETTYPAPVSRSLVKVAGMEKTKSTDPMVIYFTSGTTGEPKMVLHNHALPLGHVTTGAFWLDLRENDLHFTLADTGWAKSSWGKFFGPWLCGACMLVYDIRGRFKPTELLPVLEHYEVTVFCAPPTVYRMLILADLEKFDLKELRHCVSAGEPLNPEVIRVWKEGTGLTIYEGYGQTEAVLVIGTFPCIEPRAGSMGKPSPGWQIELQDEDGKPVPQGEVGRIAIRVKPDRPVGLFDGYLHDREANEEVFIGDYYYTGDKASMDKDGYYWFVGRDDDVIKSSGYRIGPFEVESALLEHPSVKEAAVVGSPDVIRGMIVKAYIVLKEGFQPSEQLAKDIQEFVKKHTAPYKYPRAIEFTEDLPKTISGKIRRNILRERELSGEGRTIREDE; translated from the coding sequence ATGGAGGATTACGATGAGACGTACCGGGATTTCCGGATCGAGGTCCCGGAATACTATAATTTCGGTTTTGAGGTTATCGATCGGCACGGCCTCGCCGACCGGAACCGGCTGGCCATGATATGGGTGAACCAGGAAGGGAAGGAGAAGACATTCACCTTCCGTCAAATGATGAACCTCTCGAACTCGGCGGCAAACATGCTGCTGAAGTACGGGGTCAAGAAGGGCGACCGGGTTATCATAATGCTCCCCCGCGTTCCCGAATGGTGGGTCTTTGCCATCGCCTGCATCAAGCTCGGGGCGGTATTCTGCCCATGCCCGACCATGCTCACCGCAAAGGACCTCCGTTACCGGATCAATGCCGCAAAGATCAGGATGGTCGTCACCGATGCAGAGAACGCCCCGAAGCTCGAGGAGATCTGCTGTGATTGCCCGACGCTTGCCGGCAGACTGGTCATCGACGCCCACCTCCCCGGCTGGGTTAGCTACATCGAGGAGACCACCTACCCGGCCCCTGTCTCCCGGAGCCTGGTGAAGGTTGCCGGCATGGAGAAGACGAAGAGCACCGACCCTATGGTCATCTACTTCACCTCCGGCACCACCGGGGAGCCGAAGATGGTGCTCCACAACCACGCCCTGCCGCTCGGACACGTGACCACCGGGGCATTCTGGCTCGATCTCAGGGAAAACGACCTCCATTTCACCCTGGCCGACACCGGCTGGGCCAAGTCGTCGTGGGGCAAGTTCTTCGGACCCTGGCTCTGCGGGGCCTGCATGCTGGTCTACGACATCCGGGGACGGTTCAAGCCGACCGAGCTGTTACCGGTCCTCGAGCACTACGAGGTGACGGTCTTCTGTGCCCCCCCGACGGTTTACCGGATGCTCATCCTCGCCGACCTCGAGAAGTTCGATTTGAAGGAGCTCCGCCACTGCGTCAGCGCCGGAGAGCCCCTCAATCCCGAGGTGATCCGGGTCTGGAAGGAGGGGACCGGCCTGACCATCTATGAAGGCTACGGCCAGACCGAGGCCGTGCTGGTGATCGGAACCTTTCCCTGCATTGAGCCCCGGGCCGGATCTATGGGAAAGCCATCCCCGGGCTGGCAGATCGAGCTCCAGGACGAGGACGGCAAACCAGTCCCCCAGGGTGAGGTGGGCCGGATAGCCATCCGGGTAAAGCCCGACCGGCCGGTCGGTCTCTTTGACGGCTACCTCCATGACAGGGAGGCCAACGAGGAAGTCTTCATCGGCGATTATTACTACACCGGCGACAAGGCCTCCATGGACAAGGACGGTTATTACTGGTTTGTTGGCCGCGACGATGACGTGATCAAGTCCTCCGGCTACCGCATCGGCCCCTTCGAGGTGGAGAGTGCGCTGCTCGAGCACCCGTCGGTCAAGGAGGCAGCGGTGGTCGGGTCCCCGGATGTCATCCGGGGCATGATCGTGAAGGCCTACATCGTGCTGAAGGAGGGTTTCCAGCCATCCGAGCAGCTGGCAAAGGACATCCAGGAGTTCGTCAAGAAGCATACCGCTCCCTACAAGTATCCCCGGGCCATTGAGTTCACCGAAGACCTCCCTAAGACCATCTCGGGCAAGATACGGCGGAACATCCTCCGCGAGCGGGAGCTTTCGGGGGAAGGGCGAACCATCCGCGAAGACGAGTGA
- a CDS encoding TATA-box-binding protein, whose protein sequence is MIPAKYDSLKIENIVASGAIADSINLSEIAARVKSCELNTKRFPGAVFRIDKPKIASLIFSSGKVVLTGIRDEEALKTGLDQIIREMKKAGVETYETPRVAITNIVCSYDIGKYINLNKLVITLNLENIEYEPEQFPGLVYRIGDPKIVALLFSSGKIILTGGKNLEDIRRGLDLLEQKLANVL, encoded by the coding sequence ATGATCCCTGCGAAGTACGATTCGCTGAAGATCGAGAATATCGTTGCATCGGGTGCAATAGCCGATTCCATCAACCTCTCCGAAATTGCAGCGCGGGTGAAGTCCTGCGAACTCAATACGAAACGGTTCCCCGGCGCGGTCTTCCGGATAGATAAGCCGAAGATCGCCTCGCTCATCTTCTCCTCGGGAAAAGTGGTCCTTACCGGCATCAGGGACGAAGAGGCCCTAAAGACAGGGCTCGATCAGATAATCAGGGAGATGAAAAAGGCTGGAGTGGAGACCTATGAAACGCCGCGGGTCGCCATCACCAACATCGTCTGCTCGTACGATATCGGGAAGTACATAAATCTCAACAAGCTGGTCATCACCCTCAACCTCGAGAATATAGAGTACGAACCCGAGCAGTTCCCGGGGCTGGTCTACCGGATTGGCGACCCGAAGATCGTCGCGCTCCTCTTTTCTTCCGGAAAGATCATCCTGACCGGGGGCAAAAACCTCGAGGATATCAGGCGGGGCCTCGACCTCCTCGAACAGAAACTTGCAAACGTCCTCTGA
- a CDS encoding AMP-binding protein, producing MMDRYQDYETLCRDFRIEVPKYYNFGFDVIDAWAEKDRNKLAMIWVNQQGEEKKYSFRDLKNLSNQAANILVKYGIQKGDRVLLMLPRVPEWWIFVIGLIKLGAVLCPCPTMLTTKDIRYRLNAGKFKMIITNMEHSAKVEQVTEECSTLTCRFLVDGALPGWVSFPSELLYPAPVSFRSVSHPSGKKTLATDPMLIYFTSGTTGEPKMVLHNQSYPLGHLVTARLWQDVSEQDVHFTSSDTGWAKCAWGKIFGQWICGACIFVYDVRGKFKATELLPLLEKYEISTFCVPPTIYRMLILADLGKFDLRELRRCTSAGEPLNPEVVRVWKEGTGQTISEGYGQTETVCCIGTFRGMETRPGSMGRPAPGWHVELHDDDGNPVVQGEEGRIAISLDPRPVGLFIEYINSPEANAASFVNGFYYTGDKAFMDKDGYFWFVGRDDDIIKSSGYRIGPFEVESALLEHPAVQESAVVGSPDLIRGVIVKAFIVLRPGFEPSETLIRDIQSHVRRTTAPYKYPRAIEFVDELPKTLSGKIRRNELRQRELEKSLTGT from the coding sequence ATGATGGACAGGTATCAGGATTACGAGACCCTCTGCCGTGATTTCCGGATAGAGGTCCCGAAATACTACAATTTCGGGTTCGATGTGATCGATGCGTGGGCAGAGAAGGACCGGAACAAGCTGGCCATGATCTGGGTCAACCAGCAGGGGGAAGAGAAGAAATACTCGTTCCGGGACTTAAAAAACCTCTCAAACCAGGCGGCCAACATCCTGGTCAAATACGGTATCCAGAAGGGCGATCGTGTGCTGCTTATGCTCCCCCGTGTCCCGGAATGGTGGATCTTTGTCATCGGCCTGATCAAGCTTGGAGCGGTGCTGTGTCCCTGCCCGACCATGCTCACCACGAAAGACATCCGCTACCGGCTGAATGCCGGGAAATTCAAGATGATCATCACCAACATGGAGCATTCGGCAAAAGTCGAGCAGGTAACGGAGGAATGCTCAACGCTTACCTGCAGGTTCCTCGTCGATGGAGCGCTCCCGGGATGGGTGAGCTTCCCAAGCGAACTCCTCTACCCGGCCCCTGTCTCGTTCCGCTCGGTCAGTCACCCCTCGGGGAAAAAAACCCTTGCCACCGACCCAATGCTCATCTACTTCACATCGGGCACAACCGGTGAACCTAAGATGGTACTCCACAACCAGAGCTACCCGCTCGGCCACCTCGTTACTGCCAGGCTCTGGCAGGATGTCTCGGAGCAGGATGTCCATTTCACCTCGTCTGATACCGGGTGGGCGAAATGCGCCTGGGGCAAGATATTCGGCCAGTGGATTTGCGGAGCCTGTATCTTTGTATACGATGTGCGGGGGAAGTTCAAGGCGACCGAGCTCTTGCCCCTCCTCGAGAAGTACGAGATCAGCACTTTCTGCGTCCCTCCCACCATTTACCGGATGCTGATCCTCGCTGACCTCGGAAAGTTCGACCTTCGCGAGCTGCGCCGTTGCACGAGTGCCGGTGAACCGCTCAACCCCGAAGTGGTCCGGGTCTGGAAGGAGGGAACCGGCCAGACCATATCGGAGGGCTACGGCCAGACCGAGACCGTATGCTGCATCGGCACGTTCCGGGGAATGGAGACCCGGCCGGGGTCGATGGGCCGGCCGGCCCCGGGCTGGCACGTGGAACTCCACGACGATGATGGAAACCCGGTCGTGCAGGGCGAGGAGGGGCGGATTGCGATCTCCCTTGATCCGCGCCCGGTGGGACTCTTCATCGAGTATATCAACAGTCCCGAAGCGAACGCTGCCTCGTTCGTGAACGGCTTTTACTACACCGGTGACAAGGCATTCATGGACAAGGACGGCTATTTCTGGTTCGTAGGCCGCGATGATGACATCATCAAGTCATCCGGGTACCGGATCGGCCCCTTCGAAGTGGAGAGTGCGCTGCTCGAGCACCCTGCCGTCCAGGAATCCGCGGTAGTTGGATCGCCGGACCTGATCCGGGGGGTGATCGTGAAGGCCTTCATCGTGCTCAGGCCGGGGTTCGAGCCTTCCGAGACCCTGATCAGGGACATCCAGTCCCATGTCCGCAGGACCACCGCTCCCTACAAGTACCCCCGGGCCATCGAGTTCGTCGATGAGCTTCCAAAGACCCTCTCGGGCAAGATAAGGCGAAACGAGCTCCGGCAGCGGGAACTGGAAAAGTCGCTGACCGGGACTTGA
- a CDS encoding EFR1 family ferrodoxin (N-terminal region resembles flavodoxins. C-terminal ferrodoxin region binds two 4Fe-4S clusters.), producing MVARDLAEKINGTLIPVTAVIDQDRIQTDAAVIGMVFPIYDFKPPRIIGRFITKLDNPKTKYIFAVCTYGITPGKAMQHVKRELSACGGTLAGGFVVRMPHNGFGSAAISSTEHAQMFASWKQQQVIISDYVLARKQGTLETSNEVVSFIFSGFFLKAIPILLPLFTQVLLKGWNSLTLVADEKCNGCGVCQRICPVGNIAMIDNKPVWSNHCEKCFACLHWCPREAIQAGRITINMKRYHHPEVKLADMIQGGKRKSA from the coding sequence GTGGTCGCAAGAGATCTTGCCGAAAAAATCAATGGAACGCTGATCCCTGTCACGGCGGTGATCGATCAGGACAGGATTCAGACCGATGCAGCGGTGATCGGCATGGTATTTCCGATTTATGACTTTAAACCACCGCGGATCATCGGGCGGTTTATCACAAAACTGGACAATCCCAAGACAAAATACATCTTTGCTGTCTGTACTTATGGTATTACACCAGGCAAGGCCATGCAACACGTTAAGAGGGAACTCAGCGCCTGTGGGGGGACACTTGCCGGAGGATTTGTGGTGCGTATGCCGCATAACGGGTTTGGATCGGCGGCCATCTCCAGCACCGAGCATGCACAGATGTTTGCCAGCTGGAAGCAGCAACAAGTAATCATTTCTGATTATGTTCTCGCCCGAAAACAAGGAACCTTAGAAACCAGCAATGAGGTTGTCAGTTTCATATTCTCCGGTTTTTTTCTGAAGGCGATTCCAATCCTTCTGCCATTATTTACGCAGGTTCTGCTGAAAGGTTGGAATTCCTTAACATTGGTTGCGGACGAAAAATGCAATGGTTGTGGAGTCTGCCAGAGGATCTGCCCCGTAGGTAATATTGCCATGATTGATAACAAACCTGTCTGGTCGAATCATTGCGAGAAGTGTTTCGCCTGCCTGCACTGGTGTCCGCGGGAGGCAATCCAGGCAGGCCGCATCACTATCAACATGAAAAGATACCATCATCCCGAGGTGAAGCTTGCTGATATGATACAGGGTGGGAAGAGAAAATCTGCCTGA
- a CDS encoding UvrD-helicase domain-containing protein, which yields MLTEAQKKALAYDKSLCVTASAGTGKTHTLVHRYLHLMEDSGCKPSEILALTFTDKAAAEMKDRLLKEIYKKEGPFWNEIKDEMIWARVSTFHSFCRGLIKEFSMESGIDPSFAVLDDISLTKIMNEGIQKLFTRTEHDEIRHCTTRCLVAWGEHQTRMYLETLYRNLTSPLFSTSIKFKRLNPIRQKQFTSDLAPPGYHIS from the coding sequence ATGCTTACCGAAGCGCAAAAGAAAGCCCTCGCTTATGACAAAAGCCTCTGTGTGACGGCAAGTGCCGGGACAGGTAAGACTCACACTCTCGTTCACAGATACCTCCACCTCATGGAGGATTCCGGATGCAAACCATCCGAGATACTTGCTCTCACCTTCACGGACAAGGCGGCAGCCGAGATGAAAGACCGCCTCCTCAAAGAAATTTATAAGAAAGAGGGACCGTTCTGGAACGAGATCAAAGACGAGATGATTTGGGCCCGCGTGAGTACGTTCCACTCCTTCTGCCGGGGGCTCATCAAAGAATTTTCCATGGAATCGGGTATTGATCCATCTTTCGCGGTGCTTGATGACATATCTCTCACTAAAATCATGAACGAAGGAATCCAGAAACTCTTCACGAGAACGGAACACGACGAGATTCGGCACTGTACGACACGCTGTCTTGTCGCTTGGGGGGAGCATCAAACCAGGATGTATCTCGAAACTCTCTATAGAAACCTAACTTCGCCACTTTTCAGTACTTCCATCAAATTTAAACGACTTAACCCAATTCGCCAGAAGCAATTTACCAGTGATTTGGCGCCTCCAGGCTACCATATCTCTTGA
- a CDS encoding transposase: MTTEEYRAMNSKDLVVNYLTDNEEGMRNVITWFLNEVMQREADELAGAGRYERTGSRRTYRNGTRSRSLKSRYGSLSLDKPLLRDIPFKTQVFERYSRVEQALENAIIESYLQGVSTRKIQNVISTLGVEKISASYVSSIVKELDEKVIGFLSRPVESHIPYTFSWMLRISRSETE; the protein is encoded by the coding sequence TTGACAACGGAGGAATACAGGGCAATGAATAGTAAAGATCTCGTAGTAAATTACCTTACCGATAACGAAGAAGGAATGAGGAACGTTATCACCTGGTTTCTGAACGAGGTGATGCAGAGAGAAGCAGATGAGCTGGCCGGGGCCGGGAGGTACGAGAGAACAGGATCAAGGCGAACCTATCGCAATGGTACCAGGTCTCGATCACTCAAATCACGATATGGCTCATTATCCCTCGATAAACCCTTATTGCGGGATATCCCGTTCAAGACACAGGTATTTGAACGATATTCAAGGGTGGAGCAGGCATTGGAGAATGCGATAATTGAGTCGTATCTTCAGGGGGTATCCACAAGGAAGATCCAGAATGTGATCTCTACTCTCGGTGTGGAAAAAATCTCAGCCTCATATGTATCGAGTATTGTGAAAGAACTTGATGAAAAGGTCATAGGATTTCTTTCACGTCCCGTTGAATCACATATCCCCTATACCTTTTCGTGGATGCTTCGTATTTCAAGGTCAGAGACGGAATAA
- a CDS encoding transposase, whose protein sequence is MDASYFKVRDGIRYVNKVLLVIAGIRNDGVREILGARIADCEDELTWEDLFSDLKDRGLRRVDLLISDGHKGIQNAAQRSFHGCSHENIPGPHRRYSRTLRIIEMDRFGVLPN, encoded by the coding sequence GTGGATGCTTCGTATTTCAAGGTCAGAGACGGAATAAGGTATGTGAATAAGGTCTTGCTCGTGATTGCTGGCATCAGGAATGACGGGGTCCGGGAGATCCTGGGTGCCAGGATTGCAGACTGTGAGGATGAACTTACCTGGGAAGACCTGTTCTCTGACCTGAAAGATCGTGGACTGAGGAGAGTTGATCTTCTCATATCAGATGGCCATAAAGGTATCCAGAATGCCGCGCAACGCTCGTTCCATGGATGCAGTCATGAGAACATCCCCGGCCCTCATCGGCGCTATTCCCGTACCTTGCGGATCATTGAAATGGACCGCTTCGGTGTACTACCAAACTGA
- a CDS encoding exodeoxyribonuclease V subunit gamma, with translation MNEEFSALRKDAVTTPARFAAGLLRQKSPGLLLIDEMLARQILYDILQDTDKGSIFARFGISPGKVSDLFMLFQEIRAYQNENAFFSQEKNPKIAELQRLYFQYQSILSQNNFIDGPSLFGRAAAIQPDKNLCLFVYGVRSPYPDLQIFFQNLKRNVASFTYYHPYTENRKIFTDRGEWLSDSPVPILPDTHYSAFLQLFSGEKSGNRSSMKVFIREFRSPKEEVESIAQEIIRLVDEGLAYSEIAIGTPDLSSVTSLINNVFPQFGLPFTSSATIPLSSSPVIQAFVQLLEIPSRGYRREDLVEAYSSPYLGLLNANSPVTPITVDKIAREAFIIDGLSSWTTSLPQLTTRLRDLFSSPETPEYRRKEIEREIQQIEMVSAITQPILQHLKSLEPSGTLQKHINSVRALFSSLKINPSKIAGTVQEGEDLRQFSTLLCEMEKNSSLYRGREIEYPDFVKILKGELQKRRTQRHRTGQGIRVIGIRELQDQKFPILFLMDLTNERLPYVPGHLPYLTDSEEMVLNPDMKRMNLRDERFYFISALCASTRGLYVTCTNAPEKDGLIPSPFFREIQQNIPTLEWIPSPPEASTRFRQAYAGKCLGGRTLPNPSILPEIADPIRLADLLSRINIEYFHRTGEYDSPFDGVLCEDVEICACLDGRFGDERIYSVSVLEKYASCPFSFYLNHVLGLEALPDVEITLSPADKGTLIHHILAQFYAQWIHERGTPPLAEDRDRALQQLRLITEKELADFGKDGPAWDALKSDLLGMGGYHKGILERFLDVEIARAQSRLCPAFFECSFGFEGVGNSISPEPVTIHVKGEEGASFKIRGFIDRVDVSDDGTFTISDYKAGNHPKLSEIMSGKSLQLPLYLRSFEILTGKKAAAGAYYKIHRKEVSHQAELYDPAHPQVIEVFSARSRMGDTCFDEVIEQSIRSAWTSIQSIRCGLFHPPKDPCESSAYCDFRKICRFSKFRVLELGESEGGDD, from the coding sequence TTGAACGAGGAATTTTCAGCGTTAAGGAAGGATGCAGTGACGACACCAGCTCGCTTTGCGGCGGGACTCCTTCGCCAGAAATCTCCCGGCTTATTATTAATTGATGAAATGTTGGCAAGGCAGATTCTTTACGATATCTTACAGGATACGGATAAAGGTAGTATATTTGCCCGATTCGGAATCAGTCCGGGAAAGGTATCTGACCTTTTCATGCTCTTCCAGGAAATCCGTGCGTATCAGAACGAAAATGCGTTCTTTTCACAAGAAAAAAATCCGAAAATTGCTGAATTACAGCGTCTCTATTTCCAATATCAGTCGATTCTCTCTCAAAATAATTTCATCGACGGGCCCTCATTATTCGGACGTGCCGCGGCAATCCAGCCTGATAAGAATCTCTGCCTCTTCGTCTACGGTGTTAGAAGCCCTTATCCTGATCTCCAGATTTTTTTTCAGAACCTGAAACGAAATGTCGCATCTTTCACATATTATCATCCTTATACAGAGAACCGTAAAATATTCACAGATAGGGGGGAATGGTTGTCAGATAGTCCAGTACCGATCCTTCCAGACACCCATTACTCAGCGTTCTTGCAGCTCTTCTCCGGAGAAAAGTCCGGTAATCGCTCTTCGATGAAGGTGTTCATTCGTGAGTTCAGGTCCCCGAAAGAAGAGGTGGAATCAATTGCCCAGGAAATTATTCGCCTTGTCGATGAAGGTTTAGCCTACAGCGAAATCGCGATTGGAACACCTGACTTATCTTCGGTAACCTCTCTTATCAACAACGTGTTCCCGCAATTCGGACTCCCGTTCACATCTTCCGCAACGATTCCCCTTTCATCATCTCCCGTTATCCAGGCGTTCGTTCAATTACTAGAGATACCTTCCAGAGGATACAGGCGTGAAGACCTCGTTGAAGCATATTCATCGCCCTATCTTGGTCTCCTGAACGCGAATTCCCCTGTGACTCCAATAACTGTTGATAAGATAGCCAGAGAAGCATTCATTATCGATGGATTATCTTCGTGGACGACCTCTCTCCCGCAGCTCACAACGCGGTTACGGGATTTATTTTCCTCGCCGGAGACTCCCGAATATAGAAGAAAAGAGATCGAACGGGAAATCCAGCAGATCGAAATGGTTAGTGCGATTACACAACCGATCCTACAACATTTGAAAAGTCTCGAACCTTCGGGGACGTTGCAGAAGCACATTAACAGTGTGCGAGCATTATTTTCCAGTTTAAAAATAAATCCGTCTAAAATTGCCGGCACTGTCCAGGAAGGGGAAGACCTACGGCAGTTTTCTACGTTATTGTGCGAGATGGAAAAAAATTCTTCGCTCTATAGAGGCCGGGAGATCGAATACCCTGATTTTGTGAAAATATTGAAAGGAGAATTGCAAAAGCGGAGGACCCAGCGACATCGCACAGGACAGGGAATCCGGGTGATCGGTATACGTGAGTTGCAGGATCAAAAATTCCCCATTCTGTTTCTGATGGATCTTACGAACGAAAGGCTGCCGTACGTCCCTGGCCATCTTCCGTATCTCACAGATTCCGAAGAGATGGTGCTCAATCCAGATATGAAACGCATGAACCTTCGGGATGAGCGATTTTATTTCATTTCGGCATTGTGTGCATCAACCCGCGGCCTCTACGTTACCTGTACAAATGCCCCCGAAAAGGATGGGCTCATCCCGTCGCCCTTCTTCAGAGAAATTCAACAGAACATTCCTACCCTAGAGTGGATCCCCTCACCTCCCGAGGCCTCGACAAGATTTCGACAGGCATATGCGGGGAAATGCCTTGGCGGGCGAACACTTCCCAATCCCAGTATACTACCAGAGATTGCGGACCCGATACGATTGGCGGACCTCTTGAGTAGAATTAATATCGAATATTTTCATCGCACCGGCGAATACGATTCACCCTTTGACGGCGTTCTTTGTGAAGATGTAGAGATTTGCGCCTGTCTAGATGGTCGGTTCGGGGACGAGCGGATATATTCGGTGTCTGTATTGGAAAAATATGCAAGCTGTCCATTTTCCTTTTATTTGAATCACGTATTGGGGCTCGAGGCACTGCCTGACGTGGAGATCACACTTTCTCCCGCGGATAAAGGGACCCTCATTCACCATATTCTGGCGCAATTTTACGCGCAATGGATCCATGAGAGAGGAACCCCGCCTCTCGCGGAAGATCGCGATCGTGCGTTGCAGCAATTACGGTTAATAACGGAAAAGGAACTGGCGGATTTCGGCAAAGACGGGCCCGCGTGGGATGCCTTGAAAAGTGATCTCCTGGGGATGGGAGGATATCATAAGGGGATCCTCGAACGTTTTCTGGACGTCGAAATCGCTCGTGCGCAATCCCGGCTCTGTCCAGCGTTCTTTGAATGCAGTTTTGGATTTGAGGGCGTTGGGAATAGCATCTCTCCTGAGCCAGTGACCATTCACGTCAAGGGCGAGGAAGGCGCATCGTTCAAAATTCGCGGATTCATCGATCGGGTCGATGTCTCGGATGATGGCACATTTACGATTAGTGATTACAAGGCCGGAAACCATCCAAAATTGTCGGAGATAATGAGCGGGAAATCGCTACAATTGCCCTTATACCTGCGTTCGTTTGAAATATTAACAGGGAAGAAAGCGGCCGCGGGTGCTTATTACAAGATTCACAGAAAGGAGGTCTCCCACCAAGCAGAACTCTACGATCCTGCCCATCCCCAAGTGATAGAGGTATTCAGCGCCAGGAGCAGGATGGGGGATACATGTTTTGACGAGGTGATCGAACAGTCCATCCGTTCAGCATGGACATCCATACAATCTATCAGGTGTGGCCTCTTTCACCCTCCAAAAGATCCCTGCGAGTCTTCAGCTTATTGTGATTTTAGAAAAATATGCCGTTTCAGCAAATTCCGTGTCCTAGAACTTGGGGAATCTGAAGGGGGTGATGATTGA